Proteins encoded together in one Candidatus Tanganyikabacteria bacterium window:
- the fliE gene encoding flagellar hook-basal body complex protein FliE: MDRLAPPQGFVGREFPDIQKPARTLGEPPPAATIRVGPQAVGPVTDLGRLFKPLEDFIGEVNSTALYASDMQQAFASGENVDLHDVMIAAEKSSVATQLTSQVRTKLLEAYQEIWRMQV, encoded by the coding sequence ATGGACCGCCTGGCTCCTCCGCAGGGCTTCGTCGGCCGGGAGTTCCCCGACATCCAGAAGCCGGCGCGGACCCTGGGCGAGCCACCGCCCGCGGCGACCATCCGGGTCGGCCCGCAGGCCGTCGGCCCCGTCACCGACCTGGGCCGGCTCTTCAAACCCCTGGAGGATTTCATCGGCGAGGTCAACAGCACGGCCCTGTACGCCAGCGATATGCAGCAGGCCTTCGCGTCGGGCGAGAACGTCGACCTCCACGACGTGATGATCGCCGCAGAGAAGTCGAGCGTCGCGACACAGCTCACGAGCCAGGTACGCACCAAGCTCCTGGAGGCGTACCAGGAAATCTGGCGCATGCAGGTGTAG
- the fliF gene encoding flagellar M-ring protein FliF, with amino-acid sequence MNEFLRQIQADLARVWGALTRLQKILFLGVGLGSIIAVVMLIAWAQSPDFQPLYTNLDDTDAGAIIAELQTTNTAYQLSPDGRRISVPGPQVAQLRIQLAQKGLPSGGGQLGYADLFDKGQTFGQTDAVQRMNMRRALQGELARTIKSMAGVDNARVSLAIPEPSIFGEDEETTEPTATVLLKLKAGAKFGSEQARTVVHLVSKSVERLKPANVIVADTTGKNYTSELLLGDEIAALSASQLEVKRGFELDLRKRIQSMLDRVLGVNGAVVQVQSDFDFNQVELNQEIYQPILQTPDGTRSGLIRSQRENVEAYAGRSGMAAGIPGTIANIPIYNASESLGAGVGDYRRTEVTRNYEHNKEIRKQIKPPAELKRLSVSVALNGDIPEDQRLAIQQMVAAAAGVLPQRGDTLVVAAIPFNDAYAKKAAAEIASEDRNAQLLNMLKIIGAVLVGIIALYLLRRGLRSREEELFEHLPMQLDKPGITVSELGVIGEEDRRTHLQREIAKVVKAQPQEVARLVRTWMMEDEG; translated from the coding sequence ATGAACGAATTCCTGAGGCAAATCCAGGCGGATCTGGCCCGCGTCTGGGGTGCGCTCACGCGCCTGCAAAAGATCCTGTTCCTCGGCGTGGGCCTCGGCTCGATCATCGCCGTCGTCATGCTCATAGCCTGGGCGCAGAGCCCCGACTTCCAGCCGCTCTACACCAATCTCGACGATACCGACGCCGGCGCCATCATCGCCGAGTTGCAGACCACGAACACCGCGTACCAGCTATCGCCGGACGGCCGCCGCATCAGCGTCCCGGGGCCGCAGGTGGCGCAATTGCGCATCCAGCTTGCCCAGAAGGGCCTCCCGTCGGGCGGCGGGCAACTCGGGTACGCGGATCTCTTCGACAAGGGCCAGACCTTCGGCCAGACCGACGCCGTGCAGCGCATGAACATGCGCCGCGCCCTGCAGGGCGAACTGGCGAGGACCATCAAGAGCATGGCCGGCGTGGACAACGCCCGCGTGTCCCTGGCCATCCCCGAGCCGTCCATTTTCGGCGAGGACGAGGAGACCACCGAGCCCACCGCCACGGTGCTGCTCAAGCTCAAGGCCGGCGCCAAGTTCGGCTCGGAGCAGGCCCGCACCGTGGTGCACCTGGTCTCGAAGTCGGTGGAGCGCCTCAAGCCCGCCAACGTCATCGTCGCCGACACCACCGGCAAGAACTACACGTCCGAGTTGCTCCTGGGAGACGAAATCGCCGCCCTGTCGGCCTCGCAGCTCGAAGTGAAGCGCGGCTTCGAACTCGACCTGCGCAAGCGCATCCAGTCGATGCTCGACCGCGTGCTGGGCGTCAACGGCGCCGTGGTGCAGGTCCAGTCGGATTTCGACTTCAACCAGGTCGAGCTGAACCAGGAGATCTACCAGCCGATCTTGCAGACGCCCGACGGCACGCGCAGCGGGCTGATCCGCAGCCAGCGCGAAAACGTCGAGGCCTACGCGGGCCGGTCGGGCATGGCCGCGGGCATCCCCGGCACCATCGCCAACATTCCGATTTACAACGCCTCGGAGTCGCTCGGGGCAGGCGTCGGCGACTACCGGCGCACCGAAGTCACGCGGAACTACGAGCACAACAAGGAGATCCGCAAGCAGATCAAGCCGCCCGCCGAGCTCAAGCGCTTGTCGGTGTCGGTCGCCCTCAACGGCGACATCCCCGAGGATCAGCGCCTGGCCATCCAGCAGATGGTCGCGGCTGCGGCCGGCGTCCTGCCCCAGCGCGGCGACACCCTGGTGGTGGCGGCGATCCCGTTCAACGATGCCTACGCCAAGAAGGCGGCCGCCGAAATCGCCAGCGAAGACCGCAACGCGCAGCTCCTCAACATGCTCAAGATCATCGGCGCCGTGCTGGTGGGCATCATCGCCCTGTACCTTCTGCGCCGGGGACTGCGGAGCCGCGAGGAGGAGCTGTTCGAGCACCTGCCGATGCAGCTCGACAAGCCCGGCATCACCGTCTCGGAACTCGGCGTCATCGGCGAGGAGGATCGCCGCACGCACCTGCAGCGCGAAATCGCCAAGGTCGTCAAGGCGCAGCCCCAGGAAGTCGCGCGCCTGGTCCGCACCTGGATGATGGAAGACGAGGGCTAG